Proteins found in one Coffea eugenioides isolate CCC68of chromosome 5, Ceug_1.0, whole genome shotgun sequence genomic segment:
- the LOC113769941 gene encoding BTB/POZ domain-containing protein At1g04390 has protein sequence MRRSKQAVVGVSSRVSTLHQRLYDALNLGHFVRWGDDKRQKWHCTDIETQKLVLRAIDAFLDCVSSESLSQHPLVKESVDDIVGALGSILELKSESLLKMASDVAAKMVKLLPSSVLQAHVPHLVHHLLSLLSNRQLHVSISCATALNCILYNLSTKREKEVGEILKEGNTVFVLVMNVKDFSVGDKPTAYFHEMALLLSRILWRWPPSRFCVWSDSKFLDVLEIHKLNPESSLKAALLQLYSSLALCGNGAKKLLENRKSLLNLMVESMSSPDTHSVQMDGFRLAQCLMINEGPCQEVVKMCGEHVVKAIVTGMNSSCLSSGKLPKDQMSLAVEACRLALITRWVGNHHSYFWKAGVGRALLGLLLTDFWRIHQSLHGVPLQEQLLILQEALNESSLPSLRPYIWDILGGLVANSAEDFAPVVHEDILELKALIACACLAFTESINMARQISQSKITNTIGSESASRAVLMMVYSPCKYIASQARSILSEVLNLDGKNYIEYLVNTLNDTSCRNKVLRPGNFQVVISLISLACYASLPRYGKMVIDHQGMQSLLIFVKCWLSNPVYIKRSNLAPHLHNSYSERVCCHPCVEDWEGKDMQLLFSLWALAGLVHKFASHAGFLKVKLEFDESQIVRELEEICINHSTPGPRWYAAYILSHFGIYGFPNKCGKRIWKAFLDNELADLELILSDQSSLCVNEVILSVRCPNLLPVQGPKLKEKSSTGPFLEQQMETHRGSKVEVRLSAHVDHQALVKLLQYVYMGYLQAGEDVLKNLKILAKHCDLQPLLHMLHRRNPRYGAPIPTFDLTSALGPVGHCSSDVLLEPNTIQLLNWRCSFCSAPNPHFHVHKVILFSSCDYLRALFQSGMQESNSETIKVPVSWNSLIKLVSWLYSDELLKPSFDCLWDNLAVDQRLNELQLYVELCWLAEFWLLEDLHEQCFRVVSSGLETDRYLSVKLIQLAANFAQWKLAEIAATYAAPLYHQLRNSGDLDQLEESFIEMVRAASVQLSKEDINN, from the exons ATGAGACGGTCGAAGCAAGCGGTGGTGGGTGTCAGCAGTCGCGTGTCAACGCTCCATCAACGCCTTTATGATGCACTCAATCTCGGTCACTTCGTTAG ATGGGGTGATGATAAACGACAAAAATGGCATTGCACGGATATTGAAACTCAGAAGCTTGTCCTCCGTGCAATCGATGCGTTTCTTGATTGCGTATCCAGCGAGTCTTTGTCCCAACATCCTCTTGTAAAG GAGTCAGTTGATGATATTGTCGGAGCTTTGGGAAGCATTCTGGAATTAAAAAGTGAATCCCTACTGAAAATGGCCTCAGACGTGGCTGCAAAGATGGTCAAACTTTTACCAAGTTCGGTGCTGCAAGCACATGTTCCCCATCTAGTACACCACTTATTATCATTGTTATCTAACCGACAGTTACATGTGTCCATTTCATGTGCAACTGCCTTGAATTGCATTTTATACAATCTGAGTACTAAAAGAGAGAAGGAAGTTGGGGAGATCTTGAAAGAAGGAAATACAGTTTTTGTTCTTGTAATGAATGTGAAGGATTTTTCTGTTGGTGATAAACCAACCGCGTACTTTCACGAAATGGCTCTTCTATTGAGTAGAATCTTATGGCGTTGGCCACCTTCTAGGTTCTGTGTGTGGAgtgattcaaaatttttggatgtGTTAGAAATTCACAAACTCAATCCTGAAAGCTCCTTGAAAGCTGCGCTCTTGCAGTTATATTCTAGTTTAG CTCTATGTGGTAATGGGGCTAAGAAGCTCCTAGAAAACAGAAAAAGCCTTCTAAATTTAATGGTGGAGAGCATGAGCAGCCCAGATACTCATTCAGTCCAGATGGATGGATTCAGACTTGCCCAATGTCTAATG ATAAATGAAGGACCATGTCAAGAAGTGGTGAAAATGTGTGGTGAACATGTAGTTAAAGCCATAGTTACTGGAATGAATAGCAGTTGTTTAAGTTCTGGAAAGCTTCCAAAAGATCAGATGTCATTGGCAGTGGAAGCTTGTCGTTTGGCTCTGATCACTCGTTGGGTGGGGAATCATCACAGTTACTTTTGGAAAGCTGGAGTTGGTAGAGCTCTACTTGGTCTTCTTCTAACCGATTTTTGGAGAATTCACCAATCTCTGCATGGTGTGCCACTGCAAGAACAGTTACTGATATTGCAAGAGGCTCTCAATGAAAGTTCTCTTCCTTCACTGAGACCATACATTTGGGATATTCTAGGAGGGCTTGTAGCAAATAGTGCAGAAGATTTCGCCCCCGTGGTGCATGAAGATATACTTGAACTCAAAGCCCTAATTGCATGTGCATG CCTTGCCTTTACAGAATCTATAAATATGGCACGACAGATCTCTCAAAGCAAAATCACCAACACAATTGGGAGTGAATCAGCCTCAAGAGCAGTTCTGATGATGGTTTATTCCCCTTGCAAGTATATTGCCTCCCAAGCCAGGTCCATTCTATCTGAAGTATTGAACCTGGATGGCAAGAACTACATTGAGTACTTGGTGAATACCCTGAATGATACATCCTGCAGAAATAAGGTTCTAAGACCAGGTAACTTTCAAGTTGTCATTAGCTTGATAAGTTTGGCTTGTTACGCCAGTCTGCCAAGATATGGGAAGATGGTTATTGATCATCAAGGGATGCAGAGTCTGTTGATCTTTGTGAAGTGTTGGTTAAGCAACCCAGTATACATAAAAAGGTCAAATTTGGCACCTCATCTCCACAATTCTTACAGTGAAAGAGTTTGTTGCCATCCTTGTGTGGAAGATTGGGAAGGTAAAGACATGCAATTGCTTTTTAGTCTGTGGGCCTTGGCTGGATTGGTACACAAGTTTGCCTCTCATGCTGGTTTCTTAAAAGTTAAACTGGAGTTTGACGAATCCCAGATAGTTAGGGAACTTGAGGAGATCTGCATTAATCATTCTACTCCTGGACCAAGATGGTATGCTGCTTATATTCTTAGTCATTTTGGGATATATGGCTTCCCCAACAAATGTGGAAAAAGAATTTGGAAAGCATTCTTGGACAATGAACTTGCTGATTTAGAACTCATTCTAAGTGACCAATCTTCGTTGTGTGTGAATGAAGTCATTCTTTCAGTTCGGTGTCCGAATTTACTGCCTGTGCAAGGACCGAAGCTTAAAGAGAAATCTAGTACTGGTCCTTTTCTGGAGCAGCAAATGGAGACACACAGGGGGTCTAAAGTAGAAGTTCGTCTCTCTGCTCATGTAGATCACCAAGCACTAGTCAAGTTGTTGCAATATGTGTACATGGGGTATTTACAAGCAGGTGAAgatgttttgaaaaatttgaaaattttagccaAGCATTGTGACTTGCAGCCTCTACTACACATGCTTCATAGACGAAATCCAAGATATGGTGCTCCTATTCCTACATTTGATCTTACTTCGGCTCTTGGGCCAGTTGGACATTGTTCATC GGATGTGCTCTTAGAACCTAACACGATCCAACTGCTGAACTGGAGATGCAGTTTTTGCTCAGCACCTAATCCACATTTCCATGTGCATAAAGTTATATTGTTTTCAAGTTGCGATTATTTGCGAGCGTTGTTTCAGTCAGGAATGCAAGAAAG CAATTCAGAAACCATCAAAGTACCGGTTAGTTGGAACTCATTAATTAAACTGGTTAGCTGGTTGTATTCTGATGAGTTGCTGAAGCCCAGTTTTGATTGTTTGTGGGACAATCTGGCAGTTGATCAGAGGCTTAATGAATTGCAACTGTATGTAGAGCTTTGTTGGCTTGCTGAATTTTGGCTCTTGGAGGACCTTCACGAACAGTGCTTCAGAGTTGTATCATCTGGCCTAGAGACTGATAGATATCTATCTGTTAAACTGATCCAATTGGCTGCTAATTTTGCACAGTGGAAGTTGGCTGAAATTGCTGCAACCTATGCGGCCCCGTTGTATCACCAACTACGCAACTCTGGTGATCTTGATCAACTGGAGGAGAGTTTCATTGAAATGGTGCGTGCTGCTTCAGTTCAACTTTCCAAGGAGGATATTAATAACTGA
- the LOC113772455 gene encoding uncharacterized protein LOC113772455: protein MAKSTDDIRYAKAQAKVSEDDALRIRYKAGTPLEGGKIADSEPVDLFSSAHNISRAQQQPKHQDRRTAQDQQPPSADQSQRDPKNAQVAMSDFKTQQH from the coding sequence ATGGCAAAAAGCACGGACGATATACGATACGCAAAAGCTCAGGCAAAGGTTTCAGAAGACGATGCATtgagaatcaggtacaaagcAGGCACTCCACTTGAAGGAGGCAAGATTGCCGACTCTGAGCCCGTTGATCTTTTCTCAAGTGCCCACAACATCTCCAGAGCCCAGCAACAGCCGAAGCACCAGGACCGAAGGACAGCTCAGGATCAACAGCCACCCTCTGCAGATCAGTCTCAACGCGACCCCAAAAATGCCCAAGTAGCCATGTCCGATTTCAAAACCCAGCAGCACTAA
- the LOC113772188 gene encoding pentatricopeptide repeat-containing protein At1g79080, chloroplastic-like, with product MAVLLNSVSPIKHPSSEHSRNSGGFSSKVLKFHSFSLNNDFPRLLASTQTAFASKDTVFTLPNWRSGRNDPRTKELRMNDAFLYLEYMVGKRHMPDVVQATQLLYDLCKSNKLRKATRVMEMLIASGSIPDAASYTFLVNHLCKRGNVGHAMQLVEKMEENGYPTNTVTYNSLVRGLCMRGNLDQNLQFVDRLMQKGLVPNAFTYSILLEAAYKERGVNEAMRLLDEIIAKGGTPNLVSYNVILTGLCKEGRVDEAIQLFRNLPSKGFNPNVVSYNILLRTLCYEGRWAEANELLAEMVGDDRSPTIVTYNILIGSLAFHGRTDHALKVVDEMHRGGQLKPTAASYNPIIARLCKERKLDAVIKCLDEMMYRHCSPNEGTYNAIALLCEEGMVQEAFSTIQSLRPKQSSSNHDFYRTVISSLCKKGNTYAAFKLLYEMTTCGFNPDSYTYSSLIRGLCMERMLGVAIDVFRIMELSGYRPDTDNFNALVLGLCKSRRTDLSLEVFGMMIEKGYMPSETTYTILVEGIIREEERELAAVVLKELHQRQVVSRNTVERIVMQYDIEELSI from the coding sequence ATGGCAGTCCTATTAAACTCTGTATCACCTATAAAACACCCTTCTTCAGAACATTCAAGAAATTCTGGTGGATTCTCTTCCAAAGTATTAAAGTTCCATTCTTTTTCCCTCAACAATGATTTTCCTAGACTGTTGGCCTCTACCCAGACGGCATTTGCTTCTAAAGATACCGTTTTCACGTTGCCCAACTGGAGATCTGGCAGGAACGACCCTAGAACCAAAGAGCTTAGGATGAATGATGCTTTCTTGTACTTGGAATACATGGTCGGAAAACGCCACATGCCTGATGTTGTTCAGGCAACGCAGTTGCTGTATGATCTTTGCAAGTCCAATAAACTCCGAAAGGCAACTAGGGTCATGGAAATGTTGATTGCATCAGGTAGTATTCCGGATGCAGCCTCGTATACTTTCTTGGTGAATCATTTATGTAAGAGAGGAAATGTTGGTCATGCCATGCAATTAGTTGAAAAAATGGAGGAAAACGGATACCCGACCAATACTGTGACTTATAATTCTCTTGTTAGAGGTCTCTGTATGCGAGGAAACTTGGATCAGAACCTGCAATTTGTCGATAGGCTGATGCAGAAGGGACTGGTGCCAAATGCATTTACATACTCAATCTTGCTTGAGGCTGCTTATAAGGAAAGAGGGGTTAATGAGGCAATGAGACTCTTAGATGAAATAATTGCTAAAGGTGGAACGCCTAATTTGGTTAGTTATAATGTCATATTGACTGGTTTGTGCAAGGAAGGTAGAGTCGATGAAGCAATACAGCTTTTCAGGAATTTGCCTTCGAAGGGATTCAACCCCAACGTTGTGAGCTATAATATTTTGTTGAGAACCTTGTGCTATGAAGGACGGTGGGCAGAGGCAAATGAACTTCTGGCTGAGATGGTTGGAGATGATCGCTCCCCAACAATAGTCACCTATAATATCTTGATTGGCTCCCTTGCCTTTCATGGCCGAACTGATCACGCCCTCAAGGTTGTGGATGAAATGCACAGAGGCGGGCAGTTGAAGCCCACTGCAGCCAGCTACAATCCAATCATTGCTCGTCTGTGCAAAGAGAGGAAGCTGGATGCTGTAATTAAATGCCTGGATGAAATGATGTACCGTCATTGCAGTCCTAATGAGGGCACATACAATGCCATTGCCTTGCTTTGTGAGGAGGGGATGGTGCAAGAGGCATTCTCAACAATCCAAAGTTTGAGGCCTAAGCAGAGTTCCTCCAATCATGATTTCTACAGAACAGTGATTTCTAGTCTGTGTAAGAAGGGGAACACGTATGCGGCATTTAAGCTGCTGTATGAAATGACAACCTGCGGCTTTAATCCGGATTCATATACCTATTCATCTTTGATTAGAGGACTGTGCATGGAGAGGATGCTTGGCGTGGCTATAGATGTTTTTAGAATCATGGAATTAAGTGGCTACAGACCTGACACGGATAACTTCAACGCCCTTGTGCTTGGGTTATGCAAATCTCGGAGAACAGACTTGTCCTTGGAAGTCTTTGGAATGATGATTGAGAAAGGCTATATGCCTAGTGAGACGACTTATACTATTTTAGTGGAAGGGATCATTCGCGAAGAAGAAAGGGAGCTGGCAGCAGTAGTTTTGAAAGAGCTGCATCAGAGACAAGTCGTCAGTAGAAATACAGTTGAAAGGATTGTTATGCAATATGACATTGAGGAGTTATCAATATAG
- the LOC113772289 gene encoding WD repeat-containing protein 75 isoform X1: MIKVGGKSYTSSPPAFSNDTNKLLVCTGNTVSIFSASTGLLINELEGHTALVTSVVVVPPTSPANKILAYCWTASLDGTIRYWDFSAPELMKTINIRVPIHSMVVPGLLRKPADHGEQPSHLFAYLCTEEVKKQGHRNASAFWQIRKCNLTQSRFLDKFTLAETLKPQIITISPFGNYIGICEKHKLRIWEIPARDANHVAFKKMRLHHTKTFTTLAFHPTERIVAAGDGTGRILVWRGVGEKTFSGGDNNLVNGASHGDAEEKPGVRQDDDADSCTTWHWHSAEVNVLLFSADGAYLFSGGKEGVLVLWQLDTGKRKFLPRIGSPLLYFTNSLDPSLSSVSCADNLIHLLKMPSMVISRSISGIKPPSSVLQFNEGSCSGVAFNHSDGLAAICTENYRIQFYSLFDDREISEVQVCERNHQPGEEITVIVNLVALSPDGYSMGTVETRLPEEGIGGLVSLKFWECSSQSKEFSLSTVVYEPHRDAGVSDVAFHPTRQMAVSSSYGADFKVWKCGYGVSGKDQKPQSNGWTCHAAGSYKKKPMTAATFSMDGSVLAVAAENVITLWDPDRNFLVAVIGESIEPIRKLSFVGKSDYLVSASQGSNPELFLWSMSNLSVLWSYKLHAEAVSCATDGSSFAVLAHLPTSSKSTECLYRSTHGVDGVILLFPVDKAIPISTWFVQKAQGGSLAFIDASSRLEDGNAGRKSVEVLTYINGAHEYVLLDPFGESAPIRCTSQPESLVDFGETAGRYGYTSIYGKLPEFNIERERSASIATAASERSWEMILDGPSHNLPPFTTLCSAFLESLLERRTATVE, encoded by the exons ATGATTAAGGTAGGAGGAAAAAGCTATACTTCGTCGCCGCCGGCATTCTCAAACGACACTAACAAACTCCTCGTCTGCACCGGCAACACCGTCTCTATCTTCAGCGCCTCCACTGGCTTACTC ATAAATGAACTTGAAGGTCACACCGCACTAGTGACATCGGTGGTAGTGGTGCCACCAACTTCGCCGGCCAATAAGATATTAGCTTATTGTTGGACGGCTTCGCTTGATGGTACCATTAGGTACTGGGATTTTTCCGCTCCCGAATTGATGAAGACTATCAATATACGCGTCCCAATTCACTCCATG GTGGTTCCTGGTTTATTACGTAAACCGGCTGATCATGGTGAGCAGCCATCTCATCTCTTTGCTTATCTATGCACCGAGGAGGTGAAAAAGCAAGGACATCGGAATGCCTCCGCATTCTGGCAGATTCGCAAGTGTAATTTAACTCAGTCTCGTTTTTTAGATAAATTCACTTTAGCTGAG ACTTTAAAACCCCAGATTATAACCATTAGTCCGTTTGGAAACTACATTGGAATTTGTGAAAAGCACAAACTTCGAATATGGGAAATCCCAGCAAGAGATGCTAATCATGTTGCCTTCAAGAAAATGAGATTGCATCATACAAAAACCTTCACCACTCTAGCTTTTCATCCAACAGAGAGAATTGTAGCTGCTGGTGATGGTACTGGGAGAATCTTAGTATGGAGAGGTGTTGGGGAAAAGACATTTTCTGGTGGTGATAATAACTTGGTAAATGGTGCATCACATGGAGATGCAGAGGAAAAGCCGGGAGTGAGGCAGGATGATGATGCTGATTCTTGCACCACATGGCATTGGCATTCTGCTGAAGTAAACGTCTTACTTTTCTCTGCTGATGGTGCCTACTTGTTCTCAG GTGGGAAAGAAGGAGTCCTTGTACTTTGGCAGTTGGACACAGGGAAGAGAAAGTTTCTTCCACGTATTGGGTCTCCACTTCTGTATTTCACAAATTCTTTGGATCCTTCCCTATCTTCT GTATCCTGTGCAGATAATCTCATTCATCTGCTGAAAATGCCTTCAATGGTTATCTCGAGATCTATTTCTGGCATCAAG CCTCCCAGTTCAGTTTTGCAATTCAATGAGGGCTCATGCAGCGGGGTTGCTTTTAATCACTCTGATGGTCTGGCTGCTATATGTACGGAGAATTACCGTATCCAATTTTACAGCTTGTTCGATGACCGTGAAATTTCTGAG GTTCAAGTCTGTGAAAGGAACCATCAACCGGGGGAGGAAATCACG GTGATTGTGAATTTGGTTGCCCTCTCCCCTGATGGTTATAGCATGGGCACTGTTGAAACTAGGCTTCCTGAAGAAGGAATAGGGGGCCTTGTAAGTTTAAAATTCTGGGAGTGTAGCTCTCAAAGTAAAGAATTTAGCTTATCCACTGTTGTATATGAACCACACAG GGATGCAGGTGTTTCAGATGTTGCATTCCATCCTACCCGTCAAATGGCTGTCAGCTCCTCATATGGTGCTGATTTCAAG GTTTGGAAATGTGGTTATGGAGTCTCAGGGAAGGACCAGAAGCCCCAGAGTAATGGATGGACATGCCATGCTGCTGGTTCCTACAA AAAGAAGCCAATGACAGCTGCAACATTCTCTATGGATGGTTCTGTTCTTGCTGTTGCTGCTGAAAATGTCATTACATTGTGGGATCCTGACAGGAATTTTCTTGTGGCTGTAATTGGAGAGAGTATTGAA CCAATCAGAAAGCTCTCATTTGTGGGAAAGTCTGACTATCTTGTATCTGCATCCCAAGGATCAAACCCTGAACTGTTCCTTTGGAGTATGTCCAATCTTTCAGTATTGTGGTCATACAAGCTTCATGCCGAAG CTGTGTCCTGTGCAACGGATGGTTCCTCCTTTGCTGTCCTCGCTCATCTACCCACATCATCTAAGAGTACAGAGTGTTTATATCGCTCTACACATGGTGTAGATGGGGTGATCTTGTTATTCCCTGTAGACAAAGCAATCCCTATCTCCACCTGGTTTGTCCAAAAG GCTCAGGGTGGGTCTCTTGCTTTCATTGATGCAAGCTCAAGATTAGAGGATGGCAATGCTGGAAGAAAATCAGTGGAGGTGCTGACATACATTAACGGAGCTCATGAATATGTCCTCTTGGACCCATTTGGGGAGTCGGCCCCTATTCGATGTACCTCTCAGCCGGAGAGTCTGGTTGACTTTGGGGAGACAG CAGGGAGATATGGGTATACTTCCATATATGGTAAACTTCCAGAATTCAACATAGAAAGGGAACGCAGTGCATCAATTGCAACAGCAGCATCTGAAAGGAGCTGGGAGATGATTCTTGACGGACCATCTCATAATCTTCCTCCTTTTACAACATTGTGCTCAGCGTTTCTGGAGTCATTACTAGAAAGGAGAACTGCAACCGTCGAATAA
- the LOC113772289 gene encoding WD repeat-containing protein 75 isoform X2, producing MIKVGGKSYTSSPPAFSNDTNKLLVCTGNTVSIFSASTGLLINELEGHTALVTSVVVVPPTSPANKILAYCWTASLDGTIRYWDFSAPELMKTINIRVPIHSMVVPGLLRKPADHGEQPSHLFAYLCTEEVKKQGHRNASAFWQIRKCNLTQSRFLDKFTLAETLKPQIITISPFGNYIGICEKHKLRIWEIPARDANHVAFKKMRLHHTKTFTTLAFHPTERIVAAGDGTGRILVWRGVGEKTFSGGDNNLVNGASHGDAEEKPGVRQDDDADSCTTWHWHSAEVNVLLFSADGAYLFSGGKEGVLVLWQLDTGKRKFLPRIGSPLLYFTNSLDPSLSSVSCADNLIHLLKMPSMVISRSISGIKPPSSVLQFNEGSCSGVAFNHSDGLAAICTENYRIQFYSLFDDREISEVQVCERNHQPGEEITVIVNLVALSPDGYSMGTVETRLPEEGIGGLVSLKFWECSSQSKEFSLSTVVYEPHRDAGVSDVAFHPTRQMAVSSSYGADFKVWKCGYGVSGKDQKPQSNGWTCHAAGSYKKKPMTAATFSMDGSVLAVAAENVITLWDPDRNFLVAVIGESIEPIRKLSFVGKSDYLVSASQGSNPELFLWSMSNLSVLWSYKLHAEAVSCATDGSSFAVLAHLPTSSKSTECLYRSTHGVDGVILLFPVDKAIPISTWFVQKAQGGSLAFIDASSRLEDGNAGRKSVEVLTYINGAHEYVLLDPFGESAPIRCTSQPESLVDFGETGRYGYTSIYGKLPEFNIERERSASIATAASERSWEMILDGPSHNLPPFTTLCSAFLESLLERRTATVE from the exons ATGATTAAGGTAGGAGGAAAAAGCTATACTTCGTCGCCGCCGGCATTCTCAAACGACACTAACAAACTCCTCGTCTGCACCGGCAACACCGTCTCTATCTTCAGCGCCTCCACTGGCTTACTC ATAAATGAACTTGAAGGTCACACCGCACTAGTGACATCGGTGGTAGTGGTGCCACCAACTTCGCCGGCCAATAAGATATTAGCTTATTGTTGGACGGCTTCGCTTGATGGTACCATTAGGTACTGGGATTTTTCCGCTCCCGAATTGATGAAGACTATCAATATACGCGTCCCAATTCACTCCATG GTGGTTCCTGGTTTATTACGTAAACCGGCTGATCATGGTGAGCAGCCATCTCATCTCTTTGCTTATCTATGCACCGAGGAGGTGAAAAAGCAAGGACATCGGAATGCCTCCGCATTCTGGCAGATTCGCAAGTGTAATTTAACTCAGTCTCGTTTTTTAGATAAATTCACTTTAGCTGAG ACTTTAAAACCCCAGATTATAACCATTAGTCCGTTTGGAAACTACATTGGAATTTGTGAAAAGCACAAACTTCGAATATGGGAAATCCCAGCAAGAGATGCTAATCATGTTGCCTTCAAGAAAATGAGATTGCATCATACAAAAACCTTCACCACTCTAGCTTTTCATCCAACAGAGAGAATTGTAGCTGCTGGTGATGGTACTGGGAGAATCTTAGTATGGAGAGGTGTTGGGGAAAAGACATTTTCTGGTGGTGATAATAACTTGGTAAATGGTGCATCACATGGAGATGCAGAGGAAAAGCCGGGAGTGAGGCAGGATGATGATGCTGATTCTTGCACCACATGGCATTGGCATTCTGCTGAAGTAAACGTCTTACTTTTCTCTGCTGATGGTGCCTACTTGTTCTCAG GTGGGAAAGAAGGAGTCCTTGTACTTTGGCAGTTGGACACAGGGAAGAGAAAGTTTCTTCCACGTATTGGGTCTCCACTTCTGTATTTCACAAATTCTTTGGATCCTTCCCTATCTTCT GTATCCTGTGCAGATAATCTCATTCATCTGCTGAAAATGCCTTCAATGGTTATCTCGAGATCTATTTCTGGCATCAAG CCTCCCAGTTCAGTTTTGCAATTCAATGAGGGCTCATGCAGCGGGGTTGCTTTTAATCACTCTGATGGTCTGGCTGCTATATGTACGGAGAATTACCGTATCCAATTTTACAGCTTGTTCGATGACCGTGAAATTTCTGAG GTTCAAGTCTGTGAAAGGAACCATCAACCGGGGGAGGAAATCACG GTGATTGTGAATTTGGTTGCCCTCTCCCCTGATGGTTATAGCATGGGCACTGTTGAAACTAGGCTTCCTGAAGAAGGAATAGGGGGCCTTGTAAGTTTAAAATTCTGGGAGTGTAGCTCTCAAAGTAAAGAATTTAGCTTATCCACTGTTGTATATGAACCACACAG GGATGCAGGTGTTTCAGATGTTGCATTCCATCCTACCCGTCAAATGGCTGTCAGCTCCTCATATGGTGCTGATTTCAAG GTTTGGAAATGTGGTTATGGAGTCTCAGGGAAGGACCAGAAGCCCCAGAGTAATGGATGGACATGCCATGCTGCTGGTTCCTACAA AAAGAAGCCAATGACAGCTGCAACATTCTCTATGGATGGTTCTGTTCTTGCTGTTGCTGCTGAAAATGTCATTACATTGTGGGATCCTGACAGGAATTTTCTTGTGGCTGTAATTGGAGAGAGTATTGAA CCAATCAGAAAGCTCTCATTTGTGGGAAAGTCTGACTATCTTGTATCTGCATCCCAAGGATCAAACCCTGAACTGTTCCTTTGGAGTATGTCCAATCTTTCAGTATTGTGGTCATACAAGCTTCATGCCGAAG CTGTGTCCTGTGCAACGGATGGTTCCTCCTTTGCTGTCCTCGCTCATCTACCCACATCATCTAAGAGTACAGAGTGTTTATATCGCTCTACACATGGTGTAGATGGGGTGATCTTGTTATTCCCTGTAGACAAAGCAATCCCTATCTCCACCTGGTTTGTCCAAAAG GCTCAGGGTGGGTCTCTTGCTTTCATTGATGCAAGCTCAAGATTAGAGGATGGCAATGCTGGAAGAAAATCAGTGGAGGTGCTGACATACATTAACGGAGCTCATGAATATGTCCTCTTGGACCCATTTGGGGAGTCGGCCCCTATTCGATGTACCTCTCAGCCGGAGAGTCTGGTTGACTTTGGGGAGACAG GGAGATATGGGTATACTTCCATATATGGTAAACTTCCAGAATTCAACATAGAAAGGGAACGCAGTGCATCAATTGCAACAGCAGCATCTGAAAGGAGCTGGGAGATGATTCTTGACGGACCATCTCATAATCTTCCTCCTTTTACAACATTGTGCTCAGCGTTTCTGGAGTCATTACTAGAAAGGAGAACTGCAACCGTCGAATAA